From Verrucomicrobia bacterium S94, the proteins below share one genomic window:
- the hisF gene encoding imidazole glycerol phosphate synthase subunit HisF — MLAKRIIPCLDVTGGRVVKGVNFVDLRDAGDPVECAKAYEAQGADELTFLDITASSDGRDTMVDIVRRCAEQVFMPLTVGGGIRTAPDVRRMLKAGADKVSFNTAAIRNPDILNECSESFGSQCTVLAIDARRKGDGTWGVYTHGGRNPTELDAVEWAIEGTRRGAGEILLTSMDCDGCRDGYDLELTRTISEAVNVPVIASGGAGTKQHFVDAVTEGKADAVLAASLFHFGELTVGELKKYMRDKGVEVRL; from the coding sequence ATGCTGGCAAAACGAATTATTCCCTGTCTGGATGTAACCGGCGGGCGTGTGGTTAAAGGGGTCAATTTTGTGGATCTGCGCGATGCGGGTGATCCGGTCGAGTGCGCCAAAGCGTATGAGGCGCAGGGTGCGGATGAGCTGACCTTTCTGGATATTACGGCATCGAGCGATGGTCGGGATACCATGGTGGATATTGTCCGGCGGTGTGCAGAACAGGTTTTTATGCCGCTGACGGTCGGAGGAGGAATCCGTACAGCTCCGGATGTGCGCCGCATGCTGAAAGCCGGCGCGGATAAGGTTTCGTTTAATACGGCGGCCATTCGTAATCCGGACATTCTCAACGAGTGCTCGGAATCGTTCGGTTCGCAGTGTACCGTGCTCGCGATTGATGCGCGGCGAAAGGGTGACGGTACGTGGGGGGTTTATACGCATGGCGGCCGGAATCCGACGGAACTTGATGCGGTGGAGTGGGCCATTGAAGGCACTCGGCGCGGCGCGGGCGAAATTCTGCTGACCAGTATGGATTGCGACGGATGCCGGGATGGCTATGATCTGGAGCTGACCCGCACGATTTCCGAGGCGGTGAATGTGCCGGTGATTGCCTCCGGGGGAGCCGGGACGAAACAGCATTTTGTGGATGCGGTAACCGAAGGGAAAGCAGATGCCGTTCTGGCGGCATCGCTGTTCCACTTCGGCGAACTCACGGTCGGTGAGCTGAAGAAATATATGCGCGACAAAGGCGTTGAAGTCCGTCTCTGA
- a CDS encoding aminodeoxychorismate/anthranilate synthase component II, with product MILVIDNYDSFTYNLVQYLGELGAEMCIFRNDQITVAEAVALKPEKVLVSPGPCTPKEAGISCDIIREFGPRLPTFGVCLGHQSIGDVYGGKVIRADRLMHGKTSPMLHENKSVFKGLPSPFNATRYHSLIIERETLPDCLEITAWTEEGEIMGVQHKEHPVHGVQFHPESILTVEGKKLLRNFLDL from the coding sequence ATGATTTTAGTTATCGATAATTACGATTCCTTTACCTACAACCTGGTGCAGTACCTCGGCGAGCTGGGGGCGGAGATGTGTATTTTCCGCAATGATCAAATTACGGTGGCGGAAGCTGTGGCACTGAAACCGGAAAAGGTGTTGGTCAGCCCGGGGCCCTGTACGCCGAAAGAAGCGGGTATTTCGTGCGACATTATCCGCGAGTTCGGTCCGCGCCTTCCGACCTTCGGAGTGTGTCTGGGGCACCAGTCGATCGGTGATGTGTATGGGGGTAAGGTGATTCGTGCCGATCGCCTGATGCACGGAAAGACCTCCCCGATGCTTCACGAAAACAAAAGCGTTTTCAAGGGACTGCCGAGTCCGTTCAATGCTACGCGCTATCATTCTCTGATCATCGAACGCGAAACCCTGCCGGATTGCCTGGAAATCACGGCCTGGACGGAAGAGGGGGAAATCATGGGCGTTCAGCATAAAGAACATCCGGTGCATGGAGTTCAGTTCCATCCGGAATCCATCCTGACGGTTGAGGGGAAAAAACTGCTCCGGAATTTTCTGGATCTCTAG
- a CDS encoding GxxExxY protein produces the protein MNENEIAQIVVDASFHIHKETGPGLLESVYEIILADELEERGLSVVRQAPIEIVYHDRIINEGFRADLMVNEKVIIELKSVETIKDVHKKQLLTYLKLSGKRLGLLINFGDNLIKNGIKRIVNGL, from the coding sequence ATGAATGAAAATGAAATAGCTCAGATTGTCGTTGATGCATCTTTTCATATTCATAAAGAAACCGGCCCGGGATTGTTAGAGAGTGTTTATGAAATCATTTTGGCCGATGAGCTGGAAGAAAGAGGATTATCAGTCGTTCGTCAGGCTCCGATAGAGATCGTGTATCACGATCGAATTATAAATGAAGGTTTTAGAGCTGATTTGATGGTTAATGAAAAAGTCATCATAGAGCTCAAGTCAGTTGAAACCATTAAGGATGTGCATAAGAAACAGTTGCTGACGTACCTGAAGCTTTCTGGGAAAAGGTTGGGGTTACTGATCAATTTTGGGGACAACCTCATTAAAAATGGAATTAAACGGATAGTAAACGGCCTTTAA
- a CDS encoding phosphoribosyl-AMP cyclohydrolase: protein MSKELEEGFELALDWNKLEKAVEGTKGIIPVAVQNADTKEVILVAYINQLAFEESLKRKMLVLWSSSRQELWVKGETSGETFELLEAYVNCEQNSLLFIVRPNRGGICHTKNSKGEPRNCYYRRIDLDNPTKLENIDP, encoded by the coding sequence ATGAGCAAAGAACTTGAAGAAGGATTTGAATTAGCGCTGGACTGGAACAAGCTGGAAAAGGCGGTTGAAGGAACAAAAGGTATCATTCCGGTGGCTGTGCAAAATGCGGATACGAAGGAAGTGATTCTGGTGGCCTATATCAATCAGCTTGCATTTGAGGAATCACTTAAACGGAAAATGCTGGTGCTGTGGAGTTCTTCGCGGCAGGAGCTGTGGGTTAAGGGGGAGACTTCCGGCGAAACCTTCGAGCTGCTGGAAGCTTATGTCAACTGTGAGCAGAATTCACTGCTGTTCATTGTACGTCCGAACCGTGGCGGGATCTGCCACACAAAGAATTCAAAAGGTGAACCGCGTAACTGCTATTACCGCAGAATTGATCTGGACAATCCGACAAAACTCGAAAATATCGATCCGTAA
- the trpE gene encoding anthranilate synthase component I, which produces MAIIPDRATFLEKAKQGNLVPVWKEVLADQETPVSAYERVRKYLREKDQASHTYLLESVEGGENIGRYSFIGGNPRTILRAYGRKVEIQTQGKELEVIEDIDPLDALREHMQQFAPVVDDPTLPRFIGGAVGFLGYDVVSQFEPRVPVIGNDEIGNPDMVFMVTDGLIIFDRVNHNLRIVADAHIEGDPNDAYDKALAQIDELSEALKTEVNRVLIDTHKDVEPLEPKSNTSKDEFLEMVENTKEYIRSGDVIQTVISQRFEVENEADSLDVYRALRAVNPSPYMYCLDMGESAIVGTSPEILVRCEDKKVEVRPIAGTRPRGATPEEDLAFEQDLLADPKEIAEHIMLVDLGRNDVGRVCEFNSVKVPDLMVIERYSHVMHIVSDVTGRLADDHDIYDLVRSSFPAGTVSGAPKIRAMEIIAELEKSKRGPYAGCVGYFDYNGNFDAAITIRTVILDKDKAYVQAGAGIVADSVPVSEYEETRNKARGMMKALALAKHYHAARTE; this is translated from the coding sequence ATGGCGATTATACCCGATAGAGCGACGTTTCTGGAAAAAGCAAAGCAGGGGAATCTGGTGCCGGTCTGGAAGGAAGTTCTGGCCGATCAGGAGACGCCGGTTTCCGCCTATGAAAGGGTGCGGAAGTATCTGCGTGAGAAGGATCAGGCGTCCCACACCTATTTGCTCGAATCAGTCGAGGGTGGCGAAAATATCGGTCGTTATTCGTTTATCGGCGGAAATCCGCGAACCATTCTGCGGGCTTATGGCCGGAAAGTGGAAATCCAAACGCAGGGTAAAGAGCTGGAAGTGATCGAGGATATCGATCCGCTGGATGCGCTGCGGGAGCATATGCAGCAGTTTGCACCGGTGGTGGATGATCCGACACTTCCGCGTTTTATCGGCGGTGCGGTCGGGTTTCTGGGATATGATGTGGTTTCCCAGTTTGAGCCACGGGTTCCTGTTATCGGAAATGATGAAATCGGCAATCCGGATATGGTGTTCATGGTGACAGACGGGCTGATTATTTTTGATCGGGTGAATCATAATCTACGGATTGTTGCCGATGCGCATATCGAGGGGGATCCGAACGACGCCTATGATAAAGCATTGGCCCAGATTGATGAGCTGTCTGAAGCGCTGAAGACCGAGGTGAACCGGGTTCTGATTGATACGCATAAGGACGTGGAGCCGCTGGAACCAAAGTCGAATACTTCGAAGGATGAATTTCTGGAAATGGTTGAGAATACCAAGGAATACATCCGTTCCGGTGATGTGATTCAGACGGTAATCTCCCAGCGTTTTGAAGTGGAGAATGAAGCCGATTCACTGGATGTTTATCGTGCGTTGCGGGCGGTAAATCCTTCGCCTTACATGTATTGTCTGGATATGGGTGAAAGTGCCATCGTCGGTACCTCGCCGGAAATCCTGGTGCGTTGCGAGGATAAGAAAGTAGAAGTCCGTCCCATTGCCGGAACCCGCCCGCGTGGTGCAACGCCGGAAGAGGACCTGGCGTTTGAACAGGATTTGCTGGCTGATCCAAAGGAAATTGCAGAGCATATTATGTTGGTTGATCTGGGGCGTAATGATGTTGGGCGTGTCTGTGAATTCAATTCTGTTAAAGTCCCGGATCTGATGGTGATCGAACGGTATAGTCATGTAATGCATATTGTGTCGGATGTGACCGGCCGGCTGGCTGATGACCATGATATTTATGATTTGGTACGCTCCAGTTTTCCGGCGGGTACCGTGAGTGGTGCTCCGAAAATCCGGGCAATGGAAATTATTGCCGAGCTGGAAAAGAGCAAACGAGGTCCGTATGCCGGATGTGTCGGCTATTTTGACTATAACGGCAATTTTGATGCGGCGATTACGATCCGGACCGTAATTCTGGATAAGGATAAAGCCTATGTTCAGGCCGGTGCGGGAATTGTTGCGGATTCGGTTCCGGTCAGTGAATACGAAGAGACGCGCAACAAAGCGCGCGGTATGATGAAAGCACTGGCACTTGCTAAACACTACCACGCCGCCCGGACGGAATGA
- a CDS encoding phosphomannomutase yields the protein MRINDLMAKSGVKFGTSGARGLATEMTDQVCYAYTKGFLQYLEESGELKKSGEPVAIAGDLRPSTGRIMGAVAKAASDMGYVPVNCGRIPSPAVALYGLENVCPAIMVTGSHIPADRNGIKFNKCTGEILKFDEEQIREQVVETDDSIFTGAGFELPEEHIDARIEYVRRYLRAFPKDCLQGKKVGIYQHSAVGRDVLIEIFSGLGADVTPLGFSDTFVPVDTEAIRDEDYKLAAEWSEQNGFDTILSTDGDSDRPLISDENGVWLRGDVAGILAAKYLGADSVSTPVSCNTALEKCGWFEDIRRTKIGSPFVVASMIEASFSGKKGVVGYEANGGFLTNSEFSVFGNELRALPTRDAVLPVLSIILLSIQERKPISQLLADLPQRFTASDRIQNFPTEESAKILERFEEVSAIETVFSDLFGPVESVDRTDGLRVTFQSSEILHMRPSGNAPEFRCYNEADSEERVLEMQKQSMEILLRLKG from the coding sequence ATCAGAATCAACGACTTGATGGCGAAGAGCGGTGTGAAATTCGGCACCAGTGGCGCACGCGGCCTGGCGACAGAGATGACCGATCAGGTCTGTTATGCCTACACCAAAGGGTTTCTTCAGTATCTGGAGGAATCCGGTGAGCTGAAAAAGTCCGGCGAACCGGTGGCGATTGCTGGGGACCTCCGTCCGAGTACGGGAAGAATTATGGGGGCGGTGGCCAAAGCGGCCTCTGATATGGGTTATGTGCCGGTAAACTGCGGCCGGATTCCTTCTCCGGCGGTGGCACTGTACGGGCTGGAAAACGTCTGCCCGGCCATTATGGTGACGGGAAGTCATATTCCGGCTGACCGCAACGGCATTAAATTCAATAAATGTACCGGCGAAATTCTCAAGTTCGATGAAGAGCAGATTCGTGAACAGGTTGTTGAAACGGATGATTCGATTTTTACCGGTGCCGGGTTTGAGCTTCCGGAAGAACATATTGATGCGCGGATTGAATATGTCCGGCGTTATTTGAGGGCATTTCCGAAAGACTGTCTGCAGGGCAAAAAAGTGGGTATTTATCAGCATTCGGCGGTGGGTCGTGATGTGCTGATTGAAATCTTTTCGGGGCTGGGTGCGGATGTTACGCCGCTCGGTTTTTCGGATACTTTTGTGCCGGTGGATACGGAGGCCATTCGTGATGAGGATTATAAACTGGCTGCCGAGTGGTCGGAACAGAACGGATTCGATACCATTCTGTCAACTGATGGAGACAGTGATCGGCCGTTGATTTCCGATGAAAACGGTGTGTGGCTGCGTGGCGATGTGGCGGGCATTCTGGCGGCGAAATATCTGGGTGCGGATTCGGTCAGCACGCCGGTGAGCTGTAATACTGCGCTGGAAAAATGCGGGTGGTTTGAGGATATCCGCCGGACAAAAATCGGTTCGCCCTTTGTGGTGGCTTCAATGATCGAAGCGAGCTTTTCCGGGAAAAAAGGAGTCGTGGGTTATGAGGCCAACGGTGGGTTTCTGACGAATTCCGAATTTTCGGTTTTCGGGAATGAGCTGCGGGCTTTGCCGACGCGCGATGCGGTGCTTCCGGTGCTGAGCATTATTCTGCTCTCGATTCAGGAACGTAAACCGATTTCACAACTGCTGGCGGATCTGCCTCAGCGTTTTACGGCGAGTGATCGTATTCAGAATTTTCCGACGGAGGAGAGTGCAAAAATTCTGGAGCGGTTTGAAGAGGTTTCGGCCATCGAAACGGTATTCAGTGATCTGTTCGGGCCGGTTGAGTCGGTTGACCGGACGGATGGACTGCGCGTGACATTTCAGTCATCGGAAATACTGCATATGCGCCCATCGGGTAACGCGCCGGAATTCCGCTGTTATAACGAGGCTGATTCTGAAGAGCGGGTGCTGGAGATGCAGAAGCAGTCGATGGAGATACTGCTGAGGTTGAAAGGCTGA
- a CDS encoding NAD+ synthase gives MKTALIQMNPTVGALESNADLIISNAWKAFNDGAGLIVFPELALSGYPPEDLILKDHFCGDCEALLTCLNRELPPDPVIVVGAPVSRERKKYNAAIAFQGSEIIGEYRKMLLPNYGVFDEKRLFEAGTQPLILEIQGKQAAIHICEDSWDPAGEAVQSLENKNIDLLINLSASPYHRGKLLNDRINVLSKTAQKLETTLLYCNIVGGQDELVFDGASMVFSSDGTRLARARQFEEDILYFEDLPARKEQPLSDLEEVYAALKLGLKDYVNKIGFKRVVVALSGGIDSALVLAIAVDALGKERVAAVTMPSQYSSAGTLGDAHQMAEILGIEFYEIPIKGLYKQFEGELSKVWGKDKKPGLAEENLQARIRGNLIMALSNEYGWLVLTTGNKSEMAMGYCTIYGDMAGGFAVIKDVPKTLVFDLCRWRNEQPDGIIIPPGIIERPPSAELRPDQKDSDSLPPYETLDPILEDYVENDMGISSLIDKGYDEAIVRRVVHAVELSEYKRRQSPPGVKITPKSFDRDRRIPIVNRYRN, from the coding sequence ATGAAAACAGCACTGATTCAAATGAATCCGACGGTCGGCGCGCTGGAAAGCAATGCCGACCTTATCATTTCCAATGCCTGGAAAGCCTTTAACGATGGCGCCGGACTTATTGTCTTCCCCGAGCTCGCCCTGTCCGGATACCCCCCCGAAGACCTGATTCTTAAAGATCATTTCTGCGGAGACTGCGAAGCCCTCCTGACCTGCCTCAACAGGGAACTTCCGCCCGACCCCGTCATTGTTGTTGGGGCTCCCGTTTCCAGAGAGCGGAAAAAATACAATGCCGCCATAGCTTTCCAGGGTTCGGAAATCATCGGGGAATACCGGAAAATGCTGCTTCCGAACTATGGCGTGTTCGATGAGAAACGATTGTTCGAAGCCGGAACCCAACCGCTGATTCTTGAAATTCAGGGAAAACAAGCCGCCATACACATCTGTGAAGATTCCTGGGATCCGGCCGGAGAAGCCGTCCAATCCCTGGAAAACAAGAATATTGACCTGCTCATCAATCTTTCCGCCTCACCCTATCACCGCGGCAAACTCCTTAATGACCGCATCAATGTACTCTCAAAAACCGCTCAGAAACTCGAAACCACACTGCTCTACTGCAATATTGTCGGTGGACAGGATGAGCTGGTTTTTGACGGTGCCAGTATGGTTTTTTCATCCGACGGCACACGTCTCGCCCGTGCCAGACAGTTTGAAGAAGACATCCTCTATTTTGAAGATTTGCCGGCACGGAAGGAACAGCCTCTTTCCGACCTTGAAGAGGTTTATGCCGCGCTCAAACTCGGGCTGAAAGACTACGTCAATAAAATCGGTTTCAAACGCGTCGTCGTTGCCCTTTCCGGCGGCATCGACTCCGCACTGGTGCTGGCCATTGCCGTCGATGCCCTTGGAAAAGAACGTGTGGCCGCGGTCACCATGCCTTCTCAATACTCCTCTGCCGGCACACTCGGCGATGCGCATCAAATGGCCGAAATTCTTGGCATCGAATTTTATGAAATTCCGATTAAAGGACTCTACAAACAGTTCGAAGGCGAACTCTCCAAAGTCTGGGGCAAAGACAAAAAGCCCGGTCTTGCCGAAGAAAATCTGCAGGCCCGCATCCGCGGCAACCTCATCATGGCCCTTTCCAACGAATACGGCTGGCTTGTACTGACCACCGGGAACAAAAGCGAAATGGCTATGGGCTACTGCACCATTTATGGCGACATGGCCGGCGGATTTGCCGTCATTAAAGACGTTCCCAAAACCCTTGTTTTCGATCTCTGCCGATGGCGCAACGAACAGCCGGACGGCATCATCATCCCCCCCGGCATCATTGAGCGTCCTCCTTCAGCAGAACTCCGCCCTGATCAAAAAGACTCCGATTCTCTGCCTCCCTACGAAACCCTCGACCCGATTCTCGAAGACTACGTGGAAAATGACATGGGCATTTCATCACTAATCGATAAAGGTTATGACGAAGCCATCGTCCGGCGTGTAGTCCATGCCGTCGAACTCAGTGAATACAAGCGCCGTCAATCACCGCCCGGCGTAAAAATAACCCCGAAATCATTCGATCGAGACCGGCGCATTCCGATCGTCAATCGTTACCGCAACTGA
- a CDS encoding 4Fe-4S dicluster domain-containing protein — protein MSADGFYKKHKQIIRWSVRLVILALSIFFLIGGPLPDHAVRWIPALSPLAALSSTLAHQVWYVSLVWSLPALGILLLCLWKGRFFCRWICPLGTLYSVPSQFSAKKRILPWKLNGYLFWFTVSASIAGLPLILFLDPLSTFTRFGVLGQGTAHVMAWIPGGIIPFFLLLSFVQPHIWCVQLCPMGYMVEKLKVKTPQTDKSIKSSRREILTGLVLGVPAAMVFKQNARAEHPPVLPPGAKNLDDFAATCMRCYACVNVCPTGVLTVRKEGGLAEFCLPEMDFDRMDGSYCEQYCNVCTTVCPTGAIRFLNEDEKQQRKIATARIRRGACLAWEDRQECMACDEFCGYNAIEMHEGKDGIPLPEINPLKCRGCGACRNICPAIDRGNAIEMTPLTTQTMITAADDESSIEHGRRRRRWAL, from the coding sequence ATGAGTGCAGATGGTTTCTATAAAAAACATAAACAGATAATCCGCTGGTCGGTACGTCTGGTGATACTCGCATTAAGTATCTTTTTTCTGATCGGCGGACCGTTGCCGGATCATGCCGTTCGCTGGATTCCTGCGTTAAGTCCGCTGGCGGCCCTGTCGTCTACACTCGCTCATCAGGTATGGTATGTATCGCTGGTATGGAGTCTTCCTGCACTGGGCATCCTGTTACTTTGTCTGTGGAAAGGTCGTTTTTTCTGCCGCTGGATCTGTCCGTTGGGAACCCTTTATTCGGTGCCATCGCAATTCAGTGCGAAAAAGAGAATTCTGCCCTGGAAGCTGAATGGATATCTGTTCTGGTTTACGGTTTCTGCATCCATTGCCGGCCTGCCGCTGATTCTGTTTCTTGATCCGCTTTCCACGTTTACCCGCTTCGGGGTGCTGGGTCAGGGCACGGCACATGTGATGGCCTGGATTCCGGGGGGGATTATACCGTTTTTTCTTCTGCTCAGTTTTGTTCAGCCGCATATCTGGTGTGTGCAGCTCTGTCCGATGGGATATATGGTGGAAAAACTGAAGGTGAAAACGCCTCAGACCGATAAATCGATAAAATCCAGCCGACGTGAAATCTTAACCGGTCTGGTACTGGGCGTTCCGGCCGCTATGGTTTTTAAGCAGAATGCGCGAGCGGAGCATCCTCCGGTATTGCCGCCCGGCGCGAAAAACTTAGACGATTTCGCGGCAACCTGCATGCGTTGTTATGCCTGCGTGAACGTCTGTCCGACCGGTGTGCTGACAGTGCGCAAGGAGGGTGGACTTGCTGAATTCTGTCTGCCCGAAATGGATTTTGACCGAATGGATGGGTCATATTGCGAACAATACTGTAATGTGTGTACGACGGTCTGTCCCACCGGAGCCATCCGGTTTCTGAACGAGGATGAAAAACAGCAACGGAAAATTGCAACCGCCCGTATTCGCCGAGGTGCCTGTCTGGCCTGGGAAGATCGGCAGGAATGCATGGCATGCGATGAATTCTGCGGTTACAATGCCATCGAAATGCACGAAGGAAAAGACGGCATCCCTTTGCCTGAAATCAATCCTTTGAAGTGCCGGGGCTGTGGGGCCTGCCGGAATATCTGCCCTGCGATTGATCGGGGAAATGCCATTGAAATGACTCCATTGACGACGCAGACCATGATTACGGCCGCAGACGATGAATCCTCTATTGAACATGGCCGTCGAAGACGGCGCTGGGCATTGTGA
- a CDS encoding DUF362 domain-containing protein: MKTESASRRTFVKTTAAGAAVAAASGARGIASEKTDVWILHGLDNRKLMEKAMAIVMENGGFGSGVKNLTLKVNAAWGREPEVGANTHPDLVDVFLEKAKKSGVEKIQIPENPCNAAKIAFDRSGIEKVAKKHKCKMIDLKKVQKSYRKVDIPEGRKLSEAEVAGEYLDADAIVNIPVAKHHNGTTVSAAMKNWMGIVRDRRHWHRTDLHQCIADFSSFIKPVWTLIDATRVMMDHGPQGPAKHLKKPNLLIVSRDQVAADACAMDIFELDPMEIKYLRYAAEMGIGVIDKSGMNIHQIEVG, encoded by the coding sequence ATGAAAACTGAATCTGCATCACGCCGTACTTTTGTCAAAACCACCGCTGCCGGTGCTGCGGTTGCGGCCGCTTCGGGAGCCCGCGGGATCGCCTCGGAAAAAACAGATGTCTGGATCCTGCATGGGCTGGATAATCGCAAATTGATGGAAAAGGCCATGGCGATTGTGATGGAGAACGGCGGTTTTGGTTCCGGAGTGAAAAATCTGACACTGAAGGTGAATGCCGCATGGGGACGTGAACCGGAGGTGGGCGCCAATACACACCCGGATCTGGTTGATGTTTTCCTGGAAAAGGCAAAGAAGAGCGGTGTGGAAAAGATTCAGATTCCGGAGAACCCGTGTAACGCGGCTAAGATTGCTTTCGACCGGAGCGGTATTGAAAAGGTTGCGAAAAAACACAAGTGTAAAATGATCGATCTCAAAAAGGTGCAGAAGAGCTACCGGAAAGTCGATATTCCCGAAGGCCGTAAACTCAGTGAAGCTGAAGTGGCCGGTGAATATCTGGATGCGGATGCCATTGTGAATATCCCGGTGGCGAAACATCATAATGGCACTACCGTTTCTGCCGCGATGAAAAACTGGATGGGCATTGTCCGGGACCGACGGCATTGGCATCGCACCGATCTGCATCAATGTATAGCTGATTTTTCCTCATTTATTAAACCGGTATGGACCCTGATTGATGCAACGCGGGTTATGATGGATCATGGCCCTCAGGGACCGGCAAAACATTTGAAAAAACCGAATCTGCTGATTGTGTCCAGAGATCAGGTGGCAGCAGATGCCTGCGCGATGGATATTTTTGAACTCGATCCCATGGAAATCAAATACCTTAGATATGCTGCTGAGATGGGCATTGGGGTCATTGATAAAAGCGGGATGAATATACATCAAATTGAAGTCGGTTAA
- the guaB gene encoding IMP dehydrogenase, producing MSQNQYIQDFMNTFKYEGLTFDDVSLITQYADFLPGDTDISSKLTRNVSVKIPFLSAAMDTVTESRMANSMAMLGGIGVIHKNLEPEVQAQQVSRVKHHLNGLIADPITFSTNDTLETIAERRSEKGYSFNGFPIIDNDGKLAGILTSKDIRFARSKRAAVTEIMTKNVITAPPDTNLKQAYEIMQEHKIGKLPLVNKGKLIALYSYADVRRLIENEEPLFNRDEKYRLRVAAGIGPGDYERAEILNEREVDVLVVDTAHGHTKGVIDMVSWVKNKFPHIDVIGGNIATGEAALALRDAGADAVKVGIGPGSICTTRVVAGVGVPQISAIYAAASALKGEIPVVADGGIRNSGDIAKALVAGADTVMMGSVLAGTEESPGEKIIYEGRQFVIYRGMGSLDAMKSREGSRQRYGLSDDDDIVPQGIEGMVPFAGTVSKVMKQYCGGLQASLGYCGARNIEALKATGKFVRVSSAGAVEAHAHDIKITKEAPNYRR from the coding sequence ATGAGCCAAAACCAATATATCCAAGACTTCATGAATACCTTCAAATATGAAGGCCTTACCTTTGATGATGTTTCGCTGATCACCCAGTATGCGGACTTTCTGCCTGGCGATACCGACATCTCCTCTAAACTGACCCGCAATGTGAGCGTAAAGATTCCATTTCTTTCTGCCGCCATGGATACCGTGACCGAAAGTCGCATGGCCAACTCCATGGCCATGCTGGGCGGCATCGGGGTAATCCACAAAAATCTCGAACCTGAAGTTCAGGCTCAGCAGGTCAGCCGGGTCAAACATCATCTCAACGGACTGATTGCCGATCCCATCACGTTCTCTACCAACGATACCCTCGAAACCATCGCTGAGCGGCGCTCGGAAAAAGGGTACAGCTTCAACGGATTCCCGATCATTGATAATGACGGCAAGCTCGCCGGCATCCTGACCTCCAAGGATATCCGTTTTGCGCGTTCGAAGCGCGCAGCTGTCACGGAAATCATGACGAAAAATGTCATTACAGCACCCCCGGACACCAATCTGAAGCAGGCCTATGAAATTATGCAGGAACATAAAATCGGCAAGCTTCCGTTGGTAAATAAAGGAAAACTGATTGCTCTGTATTCCTATGCCGACGTTCGACGCCTGATTGAAAATGAAGAACCGCTGTTCAACCGCGACGAAAAATACCGCCTGCGCGTTGCCGCCGGCATAGGCCCCGGCGATTATGAGCGCGCCGAAATTCTCAACGAACGCGAAGTGGACGTACTGGTGGTGGACACTGCACACGGCCACACCAAAGGCGTGATCGATATGGTTTCATGGGTGAAAAATAAATTTCCTCATATCGACGTAATCGGCGGCAACATCGCTACCGGCGAAGCTGCGCTGGCTCTGCGCGATGCCGGCGCGGATGCCGTCAAAGTCGGCATCGGTCCGGGATCCATCTGCACCACCCGCGTTGTTGCCGGAGTCGGCGTTCCGCAGATTTCCGCTATTTATGCCGCAGCAAGTGCACTCAAAGGAGAAATCCCCGTTGTCGCCGATGGAGGCATCCGCAATTCGGGGGATATTGCCAAAGCTCTCGTTGCCGGAGCCGACACGGTCATGATGGGGTCCGTACTGGCCGGCACCGAGGAATCGCCCGGTGAAAAAATCATTTACGAAGGCCGGCAGTTTGTTATTTACCGCGGAATGGGATCGCTCGATGCCATGAAATCCCGTGAAGGTTCCCGCCAGCGCTACGGATTGAGTGATGACGACGATATCGTTCCTCAGGGCATCGAAGGTATGGTACCCTTCGCCGGCACCGTCAGTAAAGTAATGAAACAATACTGCGGCGGCCTTCAGGCCAGTCTCGGCTACTGCGGAGCCAGAAATATTGAAGCGCTCAAGGCCACCGGTAAATTTGTCCGAGTTTCCAGTGCAGGTGCTGTTGAAGCCCATGCGCATGACATCAAAATCACCAAGGAAGCGCCGAACTACAGAAGGTAG